One segment of Variovorax sp. V93 DNA contains the following:
- a CDS encoding LysR family transcriptional regulator, with the protein MKYPDFQIDWLRALVAVVDAGSLSAAAPLLHRSQSAVSMQIKKLENALGQAVLLRGPRHLEVTPAGAQLLVYARRMLELQSETQNAMFGPELAGRVRLGVPDDYASTYLTPVLRSFAGRYKGVEIELTCEQSTSLIPKIARGELDLALVSRDKPQRGQLLFQEPLVWVGTAQHEAWRRNPLPIAVYEAGSMARIAALSSLVARRRAYRIVYHSSSLAGQLAAVESGLAVAVFTRCSVPAHLQILQNLPAGFDLPKLKSMDVAALRSKVSLRSPAVDAMYEQMLRTLSLA; encoded by the coding sequence ATGAAATATCCCGATTTCCAGATCGACTGGCTGCGCGCCTTGGTGGCGGTGGTGGACGCCGGCTCGCTGTCTGCCGCGGCGCCCCTGCTCCACCGCTCCCAGTCCGCGGTGAGCATGCAGATCAAGAAGCTGGAAAACGCGCTCGGCCAGGCCGTGCTGCTGCGCGGCCCGCGGCACCTGGAAGTGACGCCGGCGGGCGCGCAGCTGCTGGTCTATGCGCGCCGCATGCTCGAACTGCAGTCGGAAACGCAGAACGCCATGTTCGGACCGGAGCTCGCCGGCCGCGTGCGGCTCGGCGTGCCGGACGACTATGCCTCCACCTACCTGACGCCGGTGCTGCGCAGCTTTGCCGGCCGCTACAAGGGCGTGGAGATCGAGCTGACCTGCGAGCAGTCGACCTCCCTCATCCCCAAGATCGCGCGGGGCGAGCTGGACCTGGCGCTGGTTTCCCGGGACAAGCCGCAACGCGGACAGCTCCTGTTCCAGGAACCCCTGGTGTGGGTGGGCACGGCGCAGCATGAAGCCTGGCGCCGCAATCCGCTGCCGATTGCGGTCTACGAAGCGGGCAGCATGGCCCGAATCGCGGCGCTCTCGAGCCTGGTGGCCAGGCGGCGCGCCTACCGCATCGTCTATCACAGCTCCAGCCTCGCCGGGCAGCTCGCGGCCGTGGAGAGCGGCCTGGCCGTGGCCGTGTTCACGCGCTGCAGCGTTCCAGCTCACCTGCAGATCTTGCAGAACCTGCCTGCCGGCTTCGATCTGCCGAAACTGAAATCGATGGACGTGGCGGCGCTGCGCAGCAAGGTGTCGCTGCGCTCGCCCGCGGTGGACGCGATGTACGAGCAGATGCTCAGGACCTTGAGCCTGGCCTAG
- a CDS encoding DMT family transporter, which produces MQKKAVQVHPVVAAAQPSDRESTGQWLLIAGGMLLGTIGVFVEEANQHPLVTVLFRCAFGALALLAWGLATGRTSELRLRGKNGWIACATGCLMVLNWALFFAAIPRISIAVATIVFHIQPVWIILFGALVLREAVSPRQWAATLAALCGLALTTGLFGDMASMASWSSGYALGLLMCLGGSLCYAAVTVLANTEKTITSYALAWWQCVTGLVVLAWVPFVFGWPDSAPAWAWLAGLGVLHTGLAYALLFAGMVRLPLGRIAVLQFVYPLTAVLVDWGVYGRSLDAVQLAGVALMAAALWTIKQPKREAAGAG; this is translated from the coding sequence ATGCAAAAGAAGGCAGTTCAGGTGCACCCCGTGGTTGCGGCGGCGCAGCCATCCGACCGGGAGAGCACGGGGCAATGGCTGCTGATTGCCGGCGGCATGCTGCTCGGCACGATCGGCGTCTTCGTGGAAGAGGCGAACCAGCATCCGCTGGTCACGGTCCTGTTTCGCTGCGCCTTCGGTGCATTGGCACTGCTCGCATGGGGCTTGGCCACCGGCCGAACGAGCGAACTGCGGCTGCGCGGCAAGAACGGGTGGATCGCCTGCGCGACGGGCTGCCTGATGGTCCTGAACTGGGCGCTGTTCTTCGCGGCCATCCCGCGCATCTCGATTGCGGTGGCCACCATTGTTTTTCACATCCAGCCGGTGTGGATCATTCTCTTCGGCGCACTGGTCCTGCGTGAAGCCGTGTCGCCGCGCCAGTGGGCTGCCACCCTGGCCGCGCTGTGCGGGCTGGCGTTGACGACAGGGCTTTTCGGGGACATGGCATCGATGGCCTCATGGAGCAGCGGCTATGCGCTGGGTCTGCTCATGTGCCTGGGCGGTTCGCTGTGCTATGCCGCGGTGACCGTCCTCGCCAATACGGAAAAAACCATCACGTCCTATGCCCTGGCCTGGTGGCAGTGCGTGACCGGGCTCGTCGTTCTGGCGTGGGTGCCTTTTGTATTCGGCTGGCCGGATTCGGCGCCGGCCTGGGCGTGGCTCGCGGGGCTGGGCGTGCTGCACACCGGTCTGGCCTATGCCCTTCTCTTCGCGGGCATGGTCCGGCTTCCACTCGGCAGGATCGCGGTGCTGCAGTTCGTGTACCCGCTCACCGCGGTGCTGGTGGACTGGGGTGTGTACGGGCGCAGCTTGGATGCCGTCCAGCTTGCGGGCGTCGCCCTGATGGCCGCAGCGCTGTGGACGATCAAGCAGCCGAAGCGGGAGGCGGCGGGCGCTGGCTGA
- a CDS encoding flavin reductase family protein, with the protein MYSWALITGDAAETVDARQLRQALGAFPTGVCLVTTTTPDGKREGMTINSFASVSLDPPLILWSIRDDTRSADAFLATRPFNLSVLTADQRDLAWHFAKPAADKFERFAGAFELAPNGCARLVDSVATFECSTYSRHQEGDHTIILGRVERFSRTDAPPLLFHSGQMGSLWELAETLARPQGGGD; encoded by the coding sequence ATGTACTCCTGGGCTCTCATCACGGGCGACGCGGCCGAGACGGTCGATGCACGCCAGCTGCGGCAGGCGCTCGGCGCCTTTCCGACGGGGGTGTGCCTCGTGACCACCACCACGCCGGACGGCAAGCGCGAAGGCATGACGATCAACTCCTTCGCTTCGGTGTCGCTCGACCCACCGCTGATCCTGTGGAGCATCCGCGACGACACGCGCAGCGCCGATGCATTTTTGGCAACGCGGCCGTTCAATCTCAGCGTGCTGACCGCCGATCAGCGCGACCTGGCCTGGCATTTCGCCAAGCCCGCGGCCGACAAGTTCGAGCGCTTCGCCGGAGCCTTCGAGCTGGCACCCAACGGCTGCGCGAGGCTGGTCGACAGCGTCGCGACCTTCGAATGCTCGACCTACTCGCGCCACCAGGAAGGCGATCACACCATCATCCTCGGCCGCGTGGAACGCTTCTCGCGGACCGATGCGCCGCCCCTGCTCTTTCATTCGGGGCAGATGGGCTCGCTGTGGGAGCTTGCCGAAACCCTGGCGCGGCCGCAGGGCGGCGGCGATTGA